From the genome of Desulfobaculum xiamenense, one region includes:
- a CDS encoding DUF503 family protein gives MIIGTLTLRFRLHAVRSLKGKRQIASSLKQKLRNRFNVSVSEICAQDSHDRLVLGVVTVSNDTRHAQSTLSKALDFVQSSTSEELMDTSVEIFSADDPSDTL, from the coding sequence GGCACACTGACATTACGCTTCAGGCTGCACGCAGTCCGGTCCCTCAAGGGAAAACGCCAGATTGCGAGCAGCCTGAAGCAGAAACTCAGAAACCGATTCAATGTTTCCGTAAGTGAAATCTGCGCCCAGGACAGCCACGACAGGCTTGTCCTGGGCGTGGTCACTGTTTCCAACGACACGCGCCACGCGCAGAGCACGCTGTCCAAGGCTCTCGACTTCGTCCAATCATCGACGAGCGAGGAACTCATGGACACCAGCGTGGAAATTTTCAGCGCCGACGACCCGTCGGACACCCTTTAG
- the rbfA gene encoding 30S ribosome-binding factor RbfA, producing the protein MQRSDSRRSHRLGDQVMREVASMLFKEVSDPRVEMVTVSGVRMNKDLSIAEILYTVPGGPEQREDAAKGLAKAAGFMRSLLGKRLKSKSIPLLRFVYDDYLEDMVYDHPQAED; encoded by the coding sequence ATGCAACGCTCAGATTCCCGCAGGTCCCACAGGCTTGGCGACCAGGTCATGCGCGAAGTGGCATCCATGCTCTTCAAGGAGGTCTCGGACCCCCGCGTGGAGATGGTCACTGTCAGTGGTGTGCGCATGAACAAGGACCTCTCCATCGCCGAGATTCTCTACACCGTGCCCGGCGGTCCGGAACAGCGCGAGGACGCGGCAAAGGGCCTTGCCAAGGCGGCTGGCTTCATGCGCTCGCTTCTGGGCAAGCGCCTCAAGAGCAAGTCCATTCCCCTGCTTCGCTTCGTTTACGACGACTACCTTGAGGATATGGTCTATGACCACCCCCAGGCAGAAGATTAA
- a CDS encoding DHH family phosphoesterase, producing the protein MTTPRQKIKEILREGQSFLVAAHASPDGDALGSTAALGHLLVQLGKEVTLYNPSGVPNQFDWIDLPCPLVSELPDELPQWLIALDCGDVRRLGDALAARFGTTSTVNIDHHLGNPGYADVNWVDPNFSSVGEMVATLARDLDIPLSGALGEGVYLALVSDTGYFSYGNTHPETLILAAELLREGLDPEFFNARFLNQWTMGRLKLWSRVLSGAKLHLDGRVGTIRITQDMLDETGTTSEDTDGIVNYIRRVKGVKAAVSLREDGPDRTKVSLRSSGEMNVQAIASRLGGGGHKNAAGILLTVPLDEAERLILEAAAGHFDSN; encoded by the coding sequence ATGACCACCCCCAGGCAGAAGATTAAGGAAATCCTCCGCGAAGGGCAGAGCTTCCTCGTTGCGGCGCATGCAAGCCCGGACGGCGACGCCCTCGGCTCCACCGCCGCCCTCGGCCACCTGCTCGTCCAGCTTGGCAAAGAGGTCACGCTCTACAACCCTTCGGGCGTGCCGAACCAGTTCGACTGGATCGACCTGCCCTGCCCACTGGTGTCGGAACTTCCCGACGAGTTGCCGCAGTGGCTCATCGCCCTCGACTGCGGCGATGTCCGCCGCCTCGGAGATGCGCTCGCCGCGCGCTTCGGTACCACCTCCACCGTCAACATCGACCATCATCTGGGCAATCCCGGATATGCCGACGTGAACTGGGTTGATCCCAATTTCTCCTCGGTCGGCGAAATGGTGGCCACGCTGGCTCGCGATCTCGACATTCCGCTCAGCGGTGCGCTCGGCGAAGGCGTCTATCTCGCTCTCGTGTCCGACACCGGCTACTTCAGCTACGGCAACACGCATCCGGAAACCCTCATCCTCGCGGCGGAGCTTCTGCGCGAAGGTCTGGACCCCGAATTCTTCAACGCCCGCTTCCTGAACCAGTGGACGATGGGTCGCCTGAAGCTGTGGTCCCGCGTGCTGAGCGGGGCGAAACTGCATCTCGACGGCAGGGTCGGCACCATCCGCATCACGCAGGACATGCTCGACGAAACGGGCACCACCTCCGAGGATACGGACGGCATCGTCAACTACATCCGTCGCGTCAAGGGCGTGAAAGCCGCCGTCAGCCTGCGCGAGGACGGTCCGGACAGGACCAAGGTCAGCCTGCGCTCGTCCGGCGAAATGAACGTGCAGGCCATCGCCAGCAGACTCGGCGGCGGCGGGCACAAGAACGCGGCGGGCATCCTGCTCACGGTTCCGCTCGACGAGGCGGAACGTCTGATCCTTGAAGCGGCGGCAGGCCACTTCGACAGCAACTGA
- the truB gene encoding tRNA pseudouridine(55) synthase TruB, with protein sequence MGKKRKRSVSQLDGILVLDKPTGPSSAQCLNTIRRALDQGRIGHAGTLDPMAKGVLLVLLGHGTKLAPYLTSGRKTYSGQFRIGQTTDTYDAEGTVTDEKPFDHLSPEAVEREVLFWKELETQTVPPVSAAKHEGKPLYALARAGREVPVKTKSIEIFHAEVLEMDLPWVRFRVGCSAGTYVRSLVHSLGIRLGCGAVLTELIREDCHPFGLERAVGLDELLASPERLPELVVPLRDALPHWPAIVLDEEQAGQVRNGTWLPVADFPATEPVTEAGANAMLIGPDEVPLALVESAERDGVLLWSILRGLW encoded by the coding sequence ATGGGAAAGAAAAGAAAACGCAGCGTCAGCCAGCTCGACGGCATCCTCGTGCTGGACAAGCCCACCGGCCCCTCTTCGGCTCAATGTCTGAACACCATCCGCCGCGCCCTTGATCAGGGGCGCATAGGCCATGCCGGAACCCTCGATCCCATGGCCAAGGGCGTTTTGCTGGTCCTCCTCGGACACGGCACCAAACTCGCCCCATACTTGACAAGCGGACGAAAAACATATTCTGGACAGTTTCGGATCGGTCAGACGACCGACACTTACGACGCCGAAGGCACGGTCACCGATGAAAAGCCATTTGACCATCTCTCGCCTGAAGCGGTAGAAAGAGAAGTCCTGTTTTGGAAGGAACTGGAGACGCAGACCGTTCCTCCGGTCTCTGCGGCCAAGCACGAGGGCAAGCCCCTGTACGCGTTGGCCCGTGCCGGACGCGAAGTTCCGGTCAAAACGAAGTCTATTGAAATTTTCCACGCGGAGGTCCTCGAAATGGACCTCCCGTGGGTACGCTTCCGGGTCGGTTGTTCCGCCGGAACCTATGTGCGGTCCCTGGTCCACAGCTTGGGGATTCGACTTGGTTGCGGTGCGGTGCTCACGGAACTGATCCGAGAAGACTGCCATCCCTTCGGGCTTGAGCGAGCCGTCGGTCTCGACGAGCTTCTCGCCTCGCCCGAGCGTTTGCCCGAGCTGGTCGTCCCCCTGCGGGATGCCCTGCCCCACTGGCCAGCCATCGTCCTCGACGAAGAGCAGGCCGGTCAGGTGCGCAACGGCACATGGCTTCCGGTAGCGGATTTCCCCGCCACCGAGCCGGTGACCGAAGCCGGAGCGAACGCCATGCTTATCGGCCCGGACGAGGTCCCCCTCGCACTGGTCGAATCCGCAGAGCGGGATGGCGTTCTGTTATGGTCCATACTGCGCGGCCTCTGGTAG
- the rpsO gene encoding 30S ribosomal protein S15 yields the protein MVMTPEAKAKIIEEYKQHEGDTGSPEVQVALLTSRIEYLTEHFKTHKKDFHSRQGLLKLVGQRRMLLNYLKNKDVQRYRDLIARLGLRK from the coding sequence GTGGTTATGACTCCCGAAGCCAAGGCCAAGATCATCGAAGAGTACAAGCAGCACGAAGGCGATACCGGATCCCCCGAGGTCCAGGTCGCGCTGCTCACCTCCCGCATCGAGTACCTCACCGAGCACTTCAAGACCCACAAGAAGGACTTCCACTCCCGCCAGGGTCTTCTGAAGCTGGTCGGTCAGCGTCGTATGCTGCTGAACTACCTGAAGAACAAGGACGTTCAGCGCTACAGGGACCTGATCGCTCGTCTGGGCCTGCGCAAGTAG
- the pnp gene encoding polyribonucleotide nucleotidyltransferase, translating to MNSLTFSPFRKTALIGDREITIETGKLAKQAHGAVWIQCGGTVVMVTVVTQPLPVDKGFFPLTVEYKELAYAAGRIPGSFFRREVGRPSEREVLVCRLIDRPCRPLFPAGFRDEVQIIAQVHSADDQNDPDVLAICGASTALGISKIPFMGPIAGARIGYLDKKFVFNPTYAQIAESELNLVMAGSREAVVMVEGSAQFAPESLIADAIEWGHQQMQPLLDAQEALRAECGQPKMEVAEAPVDEEVKAAVEEIATPKLREALAIPEKLARYAAKDAVKSEVMASLTERFAEEPARLAPVGEILKDITKSIVRGRIKNERTRIDGRDLTTVRPLGIEVGLLPRTHGSALFARGETMAVVTATMGSTRDEQRTDSLVGDCVKRFMLHYNFPPYCVGEVRMMRGPSRREIGHGALAERAISPILPSIEEFPFTVRVVSEIMESNGSSSMATVCGSSLALMDAGIPVKCSIAGVAMGLIKEDDEYLVLTDILGDEDALGDMDFKVAGSSEGVTAIQMDIKITGIPSEVLRSALAQAKEGRLHILENMEAVIAAPRPELSEYAPQLEVVTVHPDKIRSVIGPGGKNIKAITSDTGADIDIEDDGRVFIFAPTRESLERAKELVLYHDQTAEVGRNYEGRVTRVIDCGVVVEILPGVDGLVHVSQLDINRVEQPGDVAKLGDTMKVKVLEVEPTGRVRLSRKAVLMEDAGQTVDLADFAKTGGGKPRGGDRGGERGGERRGGDRPRGGDRGGDRRGGGGRR from the coding sequence ATGAATTCTCTCACCTTTTCCCCCTTCCGCAAGACCGCGCTGATCGGTGATCGCGAGATCACCATCGAAACCGGCAAGCTGGCAAAGCAGGCTCACGGCGCGGTGTGGATCCAGTGCGGCGGCACCGTCGTGATGGTGACCGTGGTCACCCAGCCGCTGCCCGTCGACAAGGGCTTCTTCCCCCTCACCGTTGAGTACAAGGAACTTGCCTACGCCGCCGGTCGCATTCCCGGCAGCTTCTTCCGCCGCGAAGTGGGCCGTCCCAGCGAGCGCGAAGTCCTCGTCTGCCGCCTGATCGACCGCCCCTGCCGTCCGCTGTTCCCCGCGGGCTTCCGGGATGAAGTCCAGATCATCGCGCAGGTCCACTCCGCCGACGATCAGAACGATCCCGACGTGCTCGCCATCTGCGGCGCGTCCACTGCCCTCGGCATTTCCAAGATTCCGTTCATGGGCCCCATCGCTGGTGCGCGCATCGGCTACCTGGACAAGAAGTTCGTCTTCAACCCCACCTACGCCCAGATCGCCGAGAGCGAGCTGAACCTCGTGATGGCTGGCAGCCGCGAGGCCGTCGTCATGGTTGAGGGTTCCGCCCAGTTTGCGCCCGAATCCCTCATCGCCGACGCCATCGAATGGGGACATCAGCAGATGCAGCCCCTTCTGGACGCTCAGGAAGCCCTGCGCGCCGAGTGCGGCCAGCCCAAGATGGAAGTCGCCGAGGCTCCCGTGGACGAGGAAGTCAAGGCCGCCGTCGAGGAGATCGCCACTCCCAAGCTGCGCGAGGCTCTGGCCATCCCCGAGAAGCTCGCCCGCTACGCCGCCAAGGACGCCGTGAAGAGCGAAGTCATGGCTTCCCTGACCGAGCGTTTCGCTGAAGAGCCCGCACGCCTCGCCCCCGTGGGCGAAATCCTCAAGGACATCACCAAGAGCATCGTGCGTGGCCGCATCAAGAACGAGCGCACCCGCATCGACGGCCGCGACCTGACCACCGTCCGCCCGCTGGGCATCGAGGTCGGCCTGCTGCCGCGCACCCACGGTTCCGCCCTGTTCGCACGTGGCGAAACCATGGCCGTGGTCACCGCCACCATGGGCAGCACCCGCGACGAGCAGCGCACCGACTCCCTCGTGGGCGACTGCGTGAAGCGCTTCATGCTGCACTACAACTTCCCGCCCTACTGCGTCGGTGAAGTCCGCATGATGCGCGGACCGTCCCGCCGCGAAATCGGCCATGGCGCTCTCGCCGAGCGCGCCATCAGCCCCATTCTGCCCTCCATTGAGGAGTTCCCCTTCACCGTGCGCGTCGTGTCCGAGATCATGGAGTCCAACGGCTCCTCCTCCATGGCGACGGTGTGCGGCTCCTCCCTTGCGCTCATGGACGCCGGCATCCCGGTGAAGTGCTCCATCGCGGGCGTGGCCATGGGTCTCATCAAGGAAGACGACGAGTACCTCGTGCTCACCGACATCCTTGGCGATGAGGACGCTCTGGGCGATATGGACTTCAAGGTTGCCGGTTCCAGCGAAGGCGTCACCGCCATCCAGATGGATATCAAGATCACCGGCATCCCGTCCGAGGTGCTGCGTTCCGCCCTGGCTCAGGCCAAGGAAGGCCGCCTGCACATCCTCGAAAACATGGAGGCCGTCATCGCCGCGCCGCGTCCGGAACTTTCCGAGTACGCTCCGCAGCTCGAAGTGGTCACCGTGCATCCGGACAAGATCCGCTCCGTCATCGGACCCGGCGGCAAAAACATCAAGGCGATCACCAGCGACACCGGTGCCGACATCGACATCGAGGACGATGGCCGCGTGTTCATCTTCGCCCCGACCAGAGAGTCTCTGGAGCGCGCGAAGGAACTGGTGCTCTACCATGACCAGACCGCCGAAGTCGGCCGGAACTACGAGGGCCGCGTGACCCGCGTCATCGACTGCGGCGTGGTCGTCGAGATCCTGCCCGGCGTCGATGGCCTGGTGCACGTCTCCCAGCTCGACATCAACCGCGTCGAGCAGCCCGGCGACGTTGCCAAGCTCGGCGACACCATGAAGGTCAAGGTTCTCGAAGTCGAGCCGACCGGCCGTGTGCGCCTGTCGCGCAAGGCAGTCCTCATGGAGGACGCCGGTCAGACCGTCGACCTCGCCGACTTCGCCAAGACCGGCGGCGGCAAGCCGCGCGGTGGTGACCGCGGCGGCGAGCGCGGCGGCGAACGTCGCGGTGGCGATCGTCCCCGTGGCGGCGATCGCGGTGGCGACCGTCGTGGTGGCGGCGGACGCCGCTAG
- a CDS encoding glutamate synthase-related protein, translating into MSQWSKNNDVLGTTNRGNAIESGLCTLCRADCKGKCETWLSSLRGRQVLYPRDFGLVTAGSGNTSHVGVSYNSLRIQGSNYGAIGGGEKAACGDCLFTDVSLETTFGAEEKTTCRVPFMTGALGSTFIAAKYWDSFAVGGALVGIPIVVGENVVGVDRKSQLENGRISSAPELERRIDTYLRYQDGYGAIIVQLNVEDTRNGVAEYIAEKYGDKVIIELKWGQGAKNIGGEIEVKSLEYAKFLKERGYLVDPDPERPEVQEAFKTGAIHSFARHSRLGYTNLHSYDQVHENFMQAIAYLRKLGFKRITLKTGSYGMEALAMAIKFATEAKLDLLTMDGSGGGTGMSPWNMMESWGVPSILLHSKAHEYASILAANGHKVVDMSFAGGFAKCSNIFKALALGAPYTKMICMGRAMMIPGFLGSNIEGVLRPERREKVCGNWDSLPATVSELGTTAEEIFAGYHDVEKKVGKDEMKNIPYGAIAICTLVDKLSAGLQQLLAGARKFSINDIRREDIASANRETERETKIPFITDIQDETAKRILNS; encoded by the coding sequence ATGTCGCAGTGGTCGAAAAATAACGACGTCCTTGGCACCACCAACCGTGGTAACGCCATCGAATCCGGCCTGTGCACCCTTTGCCGGGCCGACTGCAAGGGTAAATGCGAAACCTGGCTTTCCAGCCTGCGCGGCCGTCAGGTTCTCTATCCCCGCGATTTCGGTCTGGTCACCGCCGGTAGCGGCAACACCAGCCACGTCGGCGTGTCCTACAACTCCCTGCGTATTCAGGGTTCGAACTACGGCGCCATCGGCGGCGGCGAAAAGGCCGCCTGCGGCGACTGTCTGTTCACGGACGTGTCCCTCGAAACGACCTTCGGCGCAGAGGAAAAGACCACCTGCCGCGTGCCCTTCATGACCGGCGCTCTGGGCTCCACCTTCATCGCCGCCAAATACTGGGACAGCTTCGCCGTGGGCGGCGCTCTCGTCGGCATCCCGATTGTCGTGGGTGAAAACGTCGTGGGCGTGGACCGCAAGTCCCAGCTCGAGAACGGCCGCATCTCCAGCGCTCCGGAACTTGAGCGCCGCATCGACACCTACCTGCGCTATCAGGACGGCTACGGTGCTATCATCGTGCAGCTCAACGTCGAGGACACCCGCAACGGCGTGGCCGAGTACATCGCCGAGAAGTACGGCGACAAGGTCATCATCGAGCTTAAGTGGGGTCAGGGCGCGAAGAACATCGGCGGCGAGATCGAGGTCAAGAGCCTCGAATACGCCAAGTTCCTCAAGGAGCGCGGCTACCTCGTCGATCCCGATCCCGAGCGTCCCGAAGTGCAGGAAGCCTTCAAGACCGGCGCCATCCACTCCTTCGCGCGCCACAGCCGCCTCGGCTACACGAACCTGCATTCCTACGATCAGGTTCACGAGAACTTCATGCAGGCCATTGCCTACCTGCGCAAGCTCGGCTTCAAGCGCATCACGCTGAAGACCGGCTCCTACGGCATGGAAGCGCTGGCCATGGCCATCAAGTTCGCCACCGAGGCCAAGCTCGACCTGCTGACCATGGACGGCTCTGGCGGCGGCACCGGCATGAGCCCGTGGAACATGATGGAGAGCTGGGGCGTTCCGTCCATCCTCCTGCATTCCAAGGCTCACGAGTACGCCTCCATTCTGGCCGCCAATGGCCACAAGGTCGTGGACATGAGCTTCGCGGGCGGCTTTGCCAAGTGTTCCAACATCTTCAAGGCCCTCGCCCTCGGCGCGCCCTACACCAAGATGATCTGCATGGGCCGCGCCATGATGATTCCGGGCTTCCTCGGTTCCAACATCGAAGGCGTGCTGCGCCCCGAGCGCCGCGAGAAGGTCTGCGGCAACTGGGACAGCCTGCCCGCCACCGTCAGCGAGCTCGGCACCACCGCCGAGGAAATCTTCGCCGGTTACCACGATGTGGAGAAGAAGGTCGGCAAGGACGAGATGAAGAACATCCCCTACGGTGCCATCGCCATCTGCACCCTCGTGGACAAGCTGTCCGCCGGACTTCAGCAGCTTCTGGCCGGTGCGCGCAAGTTCTCCATCAACGACATCCGTCGCGAGGACATTGCCTCCGCCAACCGCGAAACCGAGCGCGAGACCAAGATTCCCTTCATCACCGACATTCAGGACGAAACCGCGAAGCGCATCCTCAACAGCTAG
- a CDS encoding type II secretion system protein, with amino-acid sequence MRKSGFTLVEMAVVLVVIGFILAGVMKGRDLVRSAQAKQYAQGFVNKWVTIAQTYRDKTGQVLFDGTGNGGERSHNAISDGIMDGMVFPKKWHSHAEGVYTALMDAGIDPCTLVKSDLNDYERAVGCANDYDPFGRTVYGEFTGPSTMCVGFWGLKLGGPSSPVRNCVIFCNVPSDLARTLDTSTDGVADGRNGSLVCVFVHESDKIDTDAAWNLVNWENSVVETVSLADWPESGSAPRWCTIAVTLD; translated from the coding sequence GTGCGTAAGAGTGGTTTTACACTTGTGGAAATGGCTGTGGTGCTCGTGGTGATTGGTTTCATTCTCGCGGGTGTCATGAAGGGGCGCGACCTTGTCCGAAGCGCTCAGGCAAAGCAGTATGCGCAGGGATTCGTCAATAAGTGGGTGACGATTGCGCAGACCTATCGCGACAAGACCGGTCAGGTGCTGTTCGATGGCACTGGCAACGGCGGCGAGCGCTCGCACAACGCCATTTCCGACGGCATTATGGACGGAATGGTATTTCCCAAGAAGTGGCACAGCCATGCCGAGGGCGTGTATACGGCGCTCATGGACGCGGGGATTGATCCCTGCACGCTCGTGAAGTCCGACCTCAACGACTACGAGCGGGCTGTGGGCTGCGCCAACGACTACGATCCCTTCGGGCGCACCGTGTATGGCGAGTTTACCGGTCCGTCCACCATGTGTGTCGGGTTCTGGGGGCTGAAGCTCGGCGGGCCGAGCTCTCCTGTGCGCAACTGCGTGATTTTCTGCAACGTGCCGAGCGATTTGGCGCGTACGCTCGATACCTCGACCGATGGCGTCGCCGATGGGCGAAACGGAAGCCTCGTGTGCGTGTTCGTGCACGAAAGCGATAAGATCGATACCGACGCGGCTTGGAATCTCGTCAACTGGGAGAACAGTGTGGTCGAGACCGTTTCGCTGGCGGACTGGCCGGAATCCGGCAGTGCGCCGCGCTGGTGCACCATCGCCGTGACGCTGGACTAG
- the amrB gene encoding AmmeMemoRadiSam system protein B: MDRNPVVAGQFYQGNPVGLRREVEACMSGVDAPPADAPRTLLAMVPHAGYMFSGRVCGRTLASANLSSTILMLGPNHTGRGQAIAVWPDGHWFIPGSDVPVLSELASRIASCHPAVSADTAAHAMEHSLEVILPFLAFRDPGVGIVPVAVSEHRFTVLEEVAAAIVPILAAAEAPVSIVVSSDMSHYVSRQTARTLDTAALDAAVALDPRGLYDVVRERGITMCGVLPMTLGLMIAKGLGAREGRLAAYATSGDVTGDQEQVVGYAGVLVH; encoded by the coding sequence ATGGACAGAAATCCCGTCGTTGCCGGTCAGTTCTATCAGGGAAATCCCGTCGGCCTGCGCCGTGAGGTGGAGGCCTGCATGTCCGGAGTGGATGCTCCGCCAGCGGATGCGCCCCGGACGCTTCTAGCCATGGTGCCCCACGCCGGATACATGTTTTCCGGGCGGGTCTGCGGGCGCACGCTGGCATCCGCCAATCTCTCCTCGACTATCCTTATGCTCGGGCCGAATCATACCGGGCGCGGGCAGGCCATTGCCGTATGGCCCGACGGGCACTGGTTCATTCCCGGATCGGACGTGCCTGTGCTGTCGGAACTGGCCTCACGCATCGCGTCCTGCCATCCTGCCGTGAGTGCTGATACCGCCGCGCACGCCATGGAACATTCCCTTGAAGTGATCCTGCCGTTTCTCGCGTTTCGCGATCCGGGCGTCGGCATCGTGCCGGTGGCCGTTTCGGAGCACCGTTTCACAGTGCTCGAAGAGGTGGCCGCCGCCATAGTGCCGATTCTCGCAGCGGCGGAGGCACCCGTTTCCATTGTGGTCAGTTCGGACATGAGCCATTATGTTTCCAGACAAACGGCCCGCACTCTCGACACGGCTGCGCTGGATGCCGCCGTGGCCCTCGATCCGCGCGGGTTGTATGATGTCGTGCGCGAGCGCGGCATCACCATGTGCGGGGTGCTGCCCATGACCCTTGGCCTCATGATCGCCAAGGGGCTTGGCGCGCGGGAGGGGCGGTTGGCGGCGTACGCCACCTCGGGAGATGTGACGGGCGATCAGGAACAGGTGGTGGGCTATGCGGGCGTGCTCGTCCATTAG